The genomic DNA GGCTTACAGATAGGAAATCACTGGCATATAAAGATAATTATGCTGGGATATTTAAGTTTTTTTATACTACATGGAACAAGTTCAAAATTAAAAAAATCAACAATTTTTCCGGAAACTTGGAGTGATACAGATATAATAAATTCAATAAACCAGATAGGAGATACAGAAGCAATAGGGGTAAGAATGAGAGATCAAACAACTCTTCATAGAGGAACCGTAAATGGAGTACAAATAGAAGTAATGAAGATTGGGAGCTATACAACAAGTGGATATCCAACAGGAGGTTATCCTATGGATTTAATAAAAAATGATTTTATACCAATAATATTTGAATAATAAGGAGGCTTATATGGCGATATCATTGTATGAAGAACTTAATTCATATTTGAAAAATTCAGAATACTGGTATGAAGAATATTGGTATGAAGAGGGGAGTGGTAAAGTAAGTGAAATACTTTCAAAATTTACACAAGAAGATTGGAATAATTTAATAAAAGAAATATTTAATAAATCAGTGGATTATCAGGAGAAGATAGCTTATTGTATGAATGATATTGATAATAAAAATGAATTAGAATTTTTAATATACATGACAAAAAATGCTAAAGATTCTATAGTATTTGAAAATTGTCTAGATTCTCTAATAGAATTTGTGACACCTGAAACAAAGTTTAGATTTTTAAGTGATGATCAATTGATTATATTAATTACTGGTGGGATAAGAAAAGAAACGATAGAAGGAAATGGAAGAAATAAGATATATAAAACAATATATGAGCAGTTTTTTGAAAAGTTAAATAATAAATAAGGAAAATTATTAAATAGAAGATTTTTGTGGGGAGAAATAATATTTTATGGTTAAGAAATAACGGAGCAACAGTAGCGGCAGGTAAAAGTGTGGAAGGCGGGGTTATTGGAGATGGCGGGAGGTTTTATACAGCTTTAGATGATGAGCTTTTATATGGATATAATGAGGTACAAGATGCTTATTCAAGAATTTTAGGAAAAAGAAAATTTTCTGAATTATCGGTTCAGGATCAGAGATTATTGGCACGTGAGTTTTCTAAGAGATCATCGGTTAAGATACCAGAAAATGCTAAAATTAAGGTTCAAAGTAAACCAGCGGGTTATGAACAGATAGTGTATAAGTGGAGAGATGCTAATTATAAGTATGAGATAAGGTGGCATACAAGAACGCCTGGTGCACCAGAGGGACAGGGAAATACTTGGGTTGTGCTAAGGACAACGCCAGGAACTGGCGGTAATACAGTTGCAGTTGATCATTATTTATTGAATGATAATACATGAGTATTAGGTGATGACTGGCAACAAGCGATAAGAGTGAGAAAATACGGTGTGCCAACATTAAGAGAAATAGAAATTTTAGATATGGGTCATTGGAGTGATAATTAATGGATCGAATAAGAGATAGTGAGTTTTATGAAGGTTTTGAGGGCGAGGGAGAAATAGATTTGATATATAAAAAAGAGGGTAAAGAAATAAAACGATTAGAGATTTGGTATGGATATTTTTCAAAATTATTAAATAAGATGATACAAAATGAAATGGAAATTGAGGGTTTATTATATGAACATAGTATACATGCAGGATGGTATGAAGATGAGGAGCCATGGGAAATAATGGATGTAAATCAAGCAATAACTCAATTTAAAAATTACAAAGAAAAAAAGTTAACAGAAAATAAAAGAGAAATGTCTGAAATTTGGCCAGAGATTCCGAAAGTTTTAGAAAGAATATTAGAATTCTTAGAAGAAGCTAAAGAAAATAATGGTAAAGTGTACATAGAATATCTCTAATAAAATTACAAAAAATATATAGGCGATTAATTTGTAAAATGGGTTAGAGCATTCTCTGACCAATTTAAGTAAGAGGATAATTAAATAGAAGATTTTTTGTAAGGATAAGTAATACTTCATAGTTTAAGAAATAACGGAGCGACAGTAGCGGCAAGTAAAAGTGTGAAGGGTGGGGTTAGTGGAGATGACGGGAGGTTTTATACAGCTTTAGATGATGAGCTTTTATATGGATATAATGAGGCACAAGATGCTTAT from Sebaldella termitidis ATCC 33386 includes the following:
- a CDS encoding EndoU domain-containing protein produces the protein MLGYLSFFILHGTSSKLKKSTIFPETWSDTDIINSINQIGDTEAIGVRMRDQTTLHRGTVNGVQIEVMKIGSYTTSGYPTGGYPMDLIKNDFIPIIFE